The following proteins come from a genomic window of Bacteroidota bacterium:
- a CDS encoding acetyl-CoA hydrolase/transferase C-terminal domain-containing protein, translating to MKIPNKMTAQEAVKLIKSGNRVLIQGGAATPQALVKAMVERAHELKGVEIVHLHTEGECGYTATELSDSFKTNAFFIGGNIRKMVGVTADYIPIFLSDIPSLFRQGYMDLDVVLVNVSPPDKHGFCSLGVSVDIVISAVEKGKKIIAQINPRMPRTVGDGIVHLRNFDACVEVCEEIHEMKFVSPTEAEKAIGKNIAEIIDDGSTLQMGIGGIPNAVLTYLTNHKDLGVHTEMFSEGIVDLVNKGVINGAKKKVNPYKIVSGFAMGTRRLYDFMDDNPEIEMLDIAYVNDTAIIRQNPKVTAINSAIEVDLTGQVCADSIGFRMFSGVGGQMDFMRGAALSEGGKPIIAITSATMKGISKIVPFLKPGAGVVTTRAHARFVATEYGVAELFGKNLKQRAKALRDIAHPENRGELDQAIFERFGSSLMCV from the coding sequence ATGAAAATACCAAATAAAATGACTGCACAAGAAGCTGTTAAATTAATAAAATCAGGCAATAGAGTCCTTATTCAAGGTGGTGCTGCAACACCTCAAGCTTTAGTTAAAGCAATGGTTGAACGGGCGCATGAGTTAAAAGGAGTTGAAATTGTACACCTGCATACCGAGGGAGAATGTGGTTATACAGCTACAGAGTTAAGCGATAGTTTTAAAACTAACGCATTTTTCATAGGAGGAAATATCAGAAAAATGGTAGGAGTAACTGCTGATTATATTCCTATTTTTTTAAGCGATATTCCGAGTTTATTCCGTCAAGGCTATATGGATTTGGATGTAGTTTTAGTAAATGTATCCCCGCCCGATAAACATGGATTCTGTTCACTCGGAGTTTCAGTAGATATTGTAATCTCTGCCGTAGAAAAAGGGAAAAAAATAATCGCCCAGATAAATCCACGTATGCCTCGAACTGTTGGTGACGGAATTGTTCATCTTCGAAATTTTGATGCATGTGTAGAAGTATGTGAAGAAATTCACGAAATGAAATTTGTTTCTCCTACGGAAGCCGAGAAAGCAATAGGAAAAAATATAGCTGAAATTATAGATGATGGCTCTACCCTGCAAATGGGAATTGGGGGTATTCCAAATGCAGTACTCACCTATTTAACAAATCACAAAGATTTAGGCGTTCACACTGAAATGTTTTCAGAAGGAATTGTAGACTTAGTTAATAAAGGTGTAATTAACGGGGCAAAGAAAAAAGTAAATCCATATAAAATTGTTTCCGGATTTGCTATGGGAACCCGCCGTTTATATGATTTTATGGATGATAACCCAGAAATTGAAATGTTAGATATAGCTTATGTAAACGATACAGCTATAATAAGACAAAACCCCAAAGTTACGGCTATAAATTCAGCAATTGAAGTTGATCTAACCGGTCAGGTTTGTGCTGATTCAATCGGTTTTAGAATGTTCTCAGGTGTTGGCGGGCAAATGGATTTTATGCGTGGAGCTGCTCTTTCTGAAGGTGGAAAACCTATAATTGCTATTACATCTGCTACAATGAAAGGGATCTCTAAAATTGTTCCCTTCTTAAAACCGGGTGCAGGAGTCGTTACCACACGAGCACATGCCCGCTTTGTAGCAACAGAATACGGAGTTGCAGAATTGTTTGGAAAAAACCTTAAACAACGTGCTAAAGCACTAAGAGATATTGCTCATCCCGAAAATCGTGGTGAATTAGATCAGGCTATATTCGAAAGATTTGGCAGTAGTTTGATGTGTGTTTAA
- a CDS encoding methylmalonyl-CoA mutase family protein yields the protein MNNKDNLLFDNFNSVSKQEWKAKATMDLKGADYDKKLVWKNLNQINLQSFYNYEDHEVYLENTGENSQSLINYRRIIVNKEKNANKLALKAISEGMNGLIFDLKENVSAYGLLEGIDLNTIAVSFILRNKEIEFVNEFLSFVNENDVSFDNLRGYFDLSVIHSYVTSGKIDCNQFDIVCEIINLTKNYPNHKSIFISGGIYLDSGANQVQEIAYTLSSLVYLIDKYSKRGIEVQTIFDNLHFEFAVGSEYFIEIGKFRAFNNLLHGIADKYGVREFTNSLSAKTSIWSKSVTDVNTNMLRATTEVMSAILGNVDGLEVDAFDKQYNDINDFSSRIAGNIATILMKESYFDKVTNPVDGSYYIEEISSKIAEKALELFKIIENNGGFFQSFESERIQKQIAEIRFEKIKMLSKRKLTIVGVNKFPNLTEAVNPDILSEMRMGTKSINKILKPRRAALEIEAIRRNTEELVAKTKHRPVVELTSYGNLAMSKARAAFAHDFMGVSGFIILDEQSHCCAKKAVEESSKSESDIVIICSSDNDYAETAIDFVKLFRTMNNDKVLLLAGNPSDIADKLLNEGLDGFINIKSDVIDTISSIQNKIQKQVASM from the coding sequence ATGAACAATAAAGATAATTTGCTTTTTGATAATTTCAATTCTGTGTCGAAACAAGAATGGAAGGCTAAAGCAACAATGGATTTGAAAGGGGCTGACTATGACAAAAAACTTGTTTGGAAAAATTTGAACCAGATTAATTTACAAAGTTTTTATAATTACGAAGACCATGAAGTATATTTAGAAAATACAGGAGAAAATTCTCAATCTTTAATTAATTACAGACGTATAATTGTCAATAAGGAAAAAAACGCTAATAAACTTGCGCTAAAAGCTATTTCGGAAGGAATGAACGGACTGATTTTCGATCTTAAAGAAAATGTTTCGGCATACGGACTCCTTGAAGGAATAGATTTGAACACCATTGCTGTTTCATTCATCCTTCGAAATAAAGAAATAGAGTTTGTAAATGAATTCCTTTCCTTTGTAAATGAAAATGACGTTAGTTTTGATAACCTTAGAGGTTATTTTGATTTAAGCGTAATACACAGTTATGTTACAAGTGGAAAAATAGATTGTAATCAATTTGATATAGTTTGCGAAATTATAAATTTAACTAAAAACTACCCCAATCATAAATCTATTTTTATTTCAGGAGGGATCTATTTAGATTCAGGGGCAAATCAGGTACAGGAAATAGCATATACCTTAAGCTCTTTGGTATATTTAATAGATAAATACTCTAAAAGAGGAATTGAAGTCCAAACCATTTTTGACAATTTACATTTTGAATTTGCGGTTGGGTCTGAATACTTTATTGAAATAGGGAAGTTTAGAGCTTTCAATAATTTACTTCACGGAATAGCTGATAAATATGGTGTAAGAGAATTTACCAACAGTTTAAGTGCAAAAACTTCAATTTGGAGCAAGTCAGTTACCGATGTAAATACTAATATGCTTAGAGCTACAACAGAAGTTATGTCAGCAATTTTAGGAAATGTTGATGGATTGGAAGTTGATGCATTTGATAAACAGTATAATGATATAAACGATTTTTCAAGTAGAATAGCTGGAAATATTGCCACTATATTAATGAAAGAATCATATTTTGATAAAGTGACAAATCCTGTTGACGGATCCTATTACATCGAAGAGATAAGCTCTAAAATTGCAGAAAAAGCTCTTGAACTTTTTAAAATAATAGAAAATAATGGAGGTTTTTTTCAAAGCTTTGAAAGTGAGCGAATACAAAAACAAATTGCTGAAATCAGATTCGAGAAAATTAAAATGTTGAGTAAGCGCAAACTAACTATTGTAGGTGTAAACAAATTTCCTAATTTAACAGAAGCTGTTAATCCCGATATTCTTTCTGAAATGAGAATGGGTACTAAGTCTATAAATAAAATTTTAAAACCTCGTCGGGCTGCTCTGGAGATTGAAGCTATTAGAAGAAATACCGAGGAATTAGTAGCTAAAACCAAACATAGGCCTGTAGTTGAATTAACCAGCTATGGAAATTTGGCTATGAGTAAAGCAAGAGCTGCTTTTGCACATGACTTTATGGGAGTAAGCGGATTCATAATTCTTGATGAACAAAGTCATTGCTGTGCAAAAAAAGCAGTCGAAGAAAGTTCTAAATCAGAGTCCGATATAGTAATTATTTGTAGTTCTGACAATGATTACGCTGAAACAGCTATTGATTTTGTAAAACTATTTAGAACCATGAATAATGATAAAGTCCTTTTATTAGCCGGAAATCCTTCCGATATTGCAGATAAATTACTTAATGAAGGTTTGGACGGCTTTATTAATATAAAGTCAGATGTAATTGATACTATTTCGAGTATTCAGAATAAAATTCAGAAACAAGTAGCAAGTATGTAA
- the scpA gene encoding methylmalonyl-CoA mutase codes for MRPDFSDLKIDTTANPKIATSENQEIWSTPEGIPVKKHFTKDDIKDAEHLDFAAGLPPFLRGPYSTMYVTRPWTIRQYAGFSTAEESNAFYRRNLAAGQKGLSVAFDLATHRGYDSDHPRVTGDVGKAGVAIDSVLDMEVLFDQIPLDKMSVSMTMNGAVLPIMAFYIAAAKKQGVPLDKLSGTIQNDILKEFMVRNTYIYPPAPSMKIIGDIFEYTTKNMPKFNSISISGYHMQEAGATADIELAYTLADGLEYIRTGLKSGLKIDAFAPRLSFFWAVGMNHFMEIAKMRAARMLWAKIIKQFNPQNPKSMALRTHSQTSGWSLSEQDPYNNVARTCIEAMAAGLGGTQSLHTNALDEAIALPTDFSARIARNTQIYIQEETQITKAVDPWAGSYYVEYLTKEIAEKAWKLIEEIEELGGMAKAIETGIPKMRIEEASARKQARLDSGQDILVGVNKYQTKEKSDIEILEVDNTAVRNSQIERLNKLKSERNQNIVQSKLDALERCAENGEGNLLDLAVDAAENFATLGEISDALEKHFGRHKADTKLISGVYSKEVNNDKTFLKAQKLADKFAEIEGRRPRVMIAKMGQDGHDRGAKVVASSLADIGFDVDLGPLFQTPEEVAKQAVENDVHFVGASSLAAGHKTLIPQLIDELSKLGRPDILVFAGGVIPEQDYKYLFDKKVAAVFGPGTVISESAITIMEKYLEQ; via the coding sequence ATGAGACCTGATTTTTCAGATTTAAAAATAGATACAACGGCAAACCCAAAAATTGCTACTTCGGAGAATCAAGAAATTTGGAGTACTCCTGAAGGAATACCTGTAAAGAAACACTTTACAAAAGATGACATCAAAGACGCCGAGCATTTGGACTTTGCTGCGGGATTACCTCCATTTCTACGTGGACCATACAGTACGATGTACGTTACACGTCCTTGGACTATCCGCCAATATGCAGGATTTTCTACGGCAGAAGAGTCAAACGCTTTTTACAGAAGGAATCTGGCTGCAGGTCAGAAAGGACTTTCTGTAGCTTTTGATCTGGCTACACACCGTGGATATGATTCTGACCATCCACGCGTTACCGGTGATGTTGGTAAGGCGGGTGTAGCAATAGACTCGGTACTTGATATGGAAGTTCTGTTCGATCAGATTCCATTGGATAAAATGTCGGTTTCAATGACTATGAATGGTGCTGTACTTCCAATCATGGCATTTTATATTGCAGCCGCAAAAAAACAAGGGGTTCCTCTTGACAAATTAAGTGGAACTATTCAAAATGATATCTTAAAGGAGTTTATGGTTAGGAATACATACATCTACCCTCCTGCTCCATCGATGAAAATTATAGGTGATATTTTTGAATACACCACCAAAAACATGCCTAAGTTTAACTCTATCTCAATTAGCGGATATCATATGCAGGAAGCGGGTGCCACTGCAGATATAGAATTGGCATACACTTTAGCCGATGGATTGGAATACATTAGAACAGGGTTAAAATCAGGATTGAAAATAGACGCCTTTGCTCCGCGACTTTCGTTTTTCTGGGCTGTTGGGATGAATCACTTTATGGAAATTGCCAAAATGCGTGCTGCACGTATGCTTTGGGCTAAAATCATTAAACAGTTCAATCCGCAAAATCCTAAATCAATGGCATTGCGTACCCACAGCCAAACATCAGGTTGGAGTTTAAGTGAGCAGGATCCTTATAACAATGTTGCACGCACATGCATAGAAGCAATGGCAGCCGGGCTTGGTGGGACACAATCCTTACATACTAATGCTTTAGATGAAGCAATCGCTCTACCTACTGACTTCTCTGCCAGAATAGCCAGAAATACACAAATATATATTCAGGAGGAAACTCAAATAACAAAAGCTGTTGATCCCTGGGCAGGTTCTTATTATGTAGAATATCTGACTAAGGAAATAGCGGAAAAAGCCTGGAAACTAATAGAAGAAATTGAAGAACTTGGAGGTATGGCTAAGGCCATTGAAACCGGTATTCCAAAAATGCGAATTGAAGAAGCTTCGGCACGTAAACAGGCACGATTAGATTCAGGTCAGGATATTTTGGTCGGAGTTAACAAGTATCAAACTAAAGAAAAGTCAGATATAGAAATACTTGAGGTAGATAATACTGCCGTTAGAAACTCTCAAATAGAACGATTAAATAAACTAAAATCAGAAAGAAATCAGAATATAGTTCAATCTAAACTGGATGCTCTGGAGAGGTGCGCCGAAAATGGAGAAGGTAATTTGTTGGACTTGGCAGTAGATGCTGCTGAAAATTTTGCTACTTTAGGTGAGATTTCCGACGCATTAGAAAAACATTTCGGTCGTCATAAAGCCGATACAAAACTTATAAGTGGAGTGTACAGTAAGGAAGTAAATAACGATAAAACTTTTTTGAAAGCTCAGAAACTGGCAGATAAATTTGCCGAGATCGAAGGTCGCCGCCCCCGTGTAATGATTGCTAAAATGGGACAGGACGGACACGACAGAGGTGCTAAAGTTGTGGCTTCGAGCCTTGCAGATATAGGCTTTGATGTAGATCTGGGTCCATTGTTTCAAACCCCTGAGGAGGTGGCAAAACAGGCTGTAGAAAATGATGTTCATTTTGTAGGTGCATCTAGTTTGGCTGCAGGACACAAAACATTGATTCCACAACTAATAGATGAATTATCTAAACTTGGCAGACCTGACATATTGGTATTTGCAGGTGGAGTAATTCCTGAGCAGGATTATAAATATTTATTCGATAAAAAAGTAGCTGCCGTATTTGGTCCGGGAACGGTTATTTCTGAATCTGCCATTACTATAATGGAGAAGTATTTGGAACAGTAA
- the trpB gene encoding tryptophan synthase subunit beta — translation MKTESQAKQDLLDESKMPDENGFFGEYGGRFVPPMLDPVMKEIGEVYEQIKNDPEFIEELYYLQKHYTGRPSPIFHAKNLSEKIGGAQIYLKREDLNHTGAHKINHCLGEALLAKKMGKKKLIAETGAGQHGVALATAASLLGLECDIYMGEVDIYKEAPNVTRMKILGAKVIPATHGLKTLKEAVDSAFGAYLEDTESQFYAIGSVVGPDPFPKMVRDFQSVVGREAKEQFEELTGAQPDNLIACVGGGSNAMGLFNAFLNDEDVNIYGVEPAGTSFKPGDHAATLTMGKPGVIHGFKCYLLQDEKGEPAPVNTVASGLDYPGVGPQHSFLKDIERVNYDTINDKEAIDAFMELSREEGIIPALESSHAVAYAMKIAKDMPKTETILVNLSGRGDKDIDYVVEKFGDYLAIK, via the coding sequence ATGAAGACCGAAAGCCAAGCCAAACAAGATCTGCTCGATGAAAGTAAAATGCCGGATGAAAATGGATTCTTTGGCGAATATGGAGGAAGGTTTGTACCTCCCATGCTTGATCCGGTAATGAAGGAGATTGGAGAAGTCTATGAACAGATAAAGAATGATCCGGAGTTTATCGAAGAACTTTATTACTTACAAAAGCATTATACAGGCAGGCCATCACCAATATTCCACGCTAAGAATTTATCTGAAAAGATTGGAGGTGCTCAAATTTACCTGAAGAGGGAGGATTTGAATCACACCGGGGCACATAAAATAAATCATTGTCTTGGGGAAGCTCTTTTGGCAAAAAAAATGGGTAAGAAAAAGCTTATTGCCGAAACCGGTGCCGGACAGCACGGTGTTGCACTGGCTACAGCGGCATCTTTATTAGGTTTGGAGTGTGATATTTATATGGGTGAAGTAGATATTTACAAAGAGGCGCCTAATGTTACCAGAATGAAAATTCTGGGGGCAAAAGTAATTCCTGCAACACATGGATTGAAAACACTGAAAGAAGCGGTAGATTCGGCCTTTGGCGCTTATCTGGAAGATACCGAGAGTCAGTTTTATGCCATCGGTTCTGTTGTAGGACCTGATCCATTCCCTAAAATGGTTCGTGATTTTCAATCGGTAGTAGGTAGAGAAGCTAAAGAGCAGTTTGAGGAGTTAACAGGTGCTCAACCGGATAATCTTATTGCCTGCGTTGGGGGAGGATCTAATGCGATGGGATTATTTAATGCTTTTTTAAATGATGAAGATGTTAATATATACGGTGTAGAACCTGCCGGAACAAGTTTTAAACCCGGAGATCATGCCGCAACACTGACTATGGGTAAACCGGGTGTAATACATGGCTTCAAGTGCTATTTATTACAGGATGAAAAAGGGGAACCTGCACCTGTAAATACTGTGGCTAGCGGTTTGGATTATCCAGGAGTAGGCCCTCAGCACAGTTTCCTGAAAGATATCGAAAGAGTAAATTATGACACCATTAACGATAAGGAAGCAATAGATGCCTTTATGGAGTTGTCGAGAGAAGAAGGAATAATTCCGGCATTGGAAAGTTCTCATGCTGTTGCTTACGCGATGAAAATAGCTAAAGATATGCCAAAAACTGAAACTATTTTAGTTAATTTATCAGGAAGAGGAGATAAGGATATTGATTATGTGGTTGAGAAGTTTGGAGACTATTTAGCAATAAAATAA
- a CDS encoding alpha/beta hydrolase codes for MSYSTSTLAVKDDLNIYIHKWLPENLAPDKLMLIVHGSVEHAKRYDAFAKRLNQLGYVVIAPDHRGHGLTAKESGIFSHFGDDDGFLRAVRDLEEILNNIKIKYPDIPRVVFGHSLGSFMTRKLISLRGDEFKAAIISGTSWGNDLEIKGGIFMSKVWALFSDKNKPNQVYNDFYWGVLNSKIKDRKGTVDFISRDEKEVEKYEQDPLTGNTITIEFGTQMAKALEIVRGDEVFENTPKKLKLYLASGMADPLANKGKDIKKIADKYILAGVEDVTLKLYPDARHEILNEINKEEVTNDILEWLNEKV; via the coding sequence ATGAGTTATAGTACTTCTACACTGGCAGTTAAAGATGATTTGAACATCTATATCCACAAATGGTTACCGGAAAACTTAGCACCTGACAAACTAATGTTAATAGTCCACGGTTCCGTTGAACATGCCAAACGATATGATGCTTTTGCAAAGCGACTGAATCAACTCGGATATGTAGTTATTGCACCTGATCATCGCGGACACGGATTAACGGCAAAAGAAAGTGGGATATTTTCGCATTTTGGCGATGATGACGGTTTTTTAAGAGCTGTACGCGATTTAGAAGAAATACTAAATAATATAAAAATAAAGTATCCTGATATCCCCCGCGTTGTTTTTGGCCATAGTCTTGGTTCGTTTATGACCCGTAAATTAATATCCCTAAGAGGAGATGAATTTAAAGCTGCAATAATTTCCGGTACAAGCTGGGGAAATGATTTAGAAATTAAAGGCGGTATATTTATGTCTAAAGTATGGGCTTTATTTTCTGATAAAAACAAACCCAACCAGGTATACAATGATTTTTACTGGGGAGTATTAAACTCAAAAATAAAAGACAGGAAAGGTACTGTTGATTTTATCAGCAGAGATGAAAAGGAAGTTGAAAAATACGAGCAGGATCCTTTAACGGGTAATACTATTACAATTGAATTTGGTACACAAATGGCTAAAGCTCTCGAGATAGTTCGTGGAGATGAAGTTTTTGAGAATACTCCAAAAAAACTTAAACTATATCTGGCTTCAGGAATGGCAGATCCCCTTGCTAACAAAGGAAAAGATATTAAAAAGATTGCCGATAAATATATTCTTGCCGGTGTTGAAGATGTTACTCTGAAGCTTTACCCCGATGCACGTCATGAAATTTTAAATGAAATCAATAAAGAAGAAGTTACAAACGATATACTTGAATGGTTAAATGAAAAAGTTTAA
- a CDS encoding BamA/TamA family outer membrane protein: protein MKNIYLILLLILPFISFCQSKEKKKDVNYAFIPIVMYNSSFGTQVGAMGTAFFKMNNRDSISPASKVGFFGSYFSNTTFFGGLFSKMYFKEDNYRTKASIGYGDIKFQKFFNFPEEIPAQGEIPTDEEGQFVDYNTKMAFIYIEGTKQIYNNFYLGARFTYSQVSTTFSDESIPDEDNKLFGFGVATEYDDRNSVFYPQKGQNAKVNTFTFLEAFGSTSQYNQVKIEYNKYFSLNDNSVILARLYSAISFGDSIPTAGENKVGRDDLRGYTDGKYRGKQVYALQTELRWNFYKKWGLVAFGGAAISTNDWNGNNYSGILPAIGTGIRFKAIPSRNINIGIDVAKGKGDWGVYFRIGEAFTR, encoded by the coding sequence ATGAAGAATATATATCTGATACTATTATTAATTCTTCCCTTTATTTCTTTTTGTCAAAGTAAAGAGAAAAAGAAGGATGTAAATTATGCCTTTATACCAATTGTTATGTACAACAGCTCATTTGGAACTCAAGTTGGAGCTATGGGAACAGCGTTCTTTAAAATGAATAATAGAGATTCAATCTCTCCGGCTTCTAAAGTAGGATTCTTTGGATCTTATTTTTCAAATACTACTTTTTTTGGGGGCTTATTTTCTAAAATGTATTTTAAAGAAGATAACTACCGAACTAAAGCAAGCATCGGGTATGGAGACATTAAATTTCAAAAATTCTTTAATTTCCCGGAAGAAATCCCGGCACAGGGAGAAATCCCAACTGACGAAGAAGGTCAGTTTGTTGATTACAACACTAAAATGGCCTTTATATATATTGAAGGCACAAAGCAGATTTACAATAACTTTTATCTGGGTGCAAGATTCACTTATTCGCAAGTTAGCACTACCTTTTCCGACGAATCTATCCCGGATGAAGATAACAAACTATTTGGTTTTGGTGTAGCTACTGAATATGATGACAGAAATAGTGTTTTTTATCCGCAAAAAGGTCAAAATGCAAAGGTTAACACTTTTACATTCCTTGAGGCATTTGGTTCTACCTCTCAGTATAATCAGGTAAAAATTGAATATAACAAGTATTTTTCTTTAAACGATAACTCAGTAATACTAGCGAGGCTATATAGTGCTATTTCATTTGGAGACAGCATACCTACTGCCGGGGAAAACAAAGTTGGAAGGGATGATTTAAGAGGATATACCGATGGCAAATACCGGGGGAAACAGGTTTATGCTTTACAAACAGAATTAAGATGGAATTTTTATAAAAAATGGGGACTTGTTGCTTTTGGTGGTGCAGCAATATCAACCAACGACTGGAACGGAAACAATTACAGTGGCATACTGCCTGCAATTGGAACAGGAATCAGATTTAAAGCCATACCATCACGAAATATCAACATAGGTATTGATGTAGCCAAAGGAAAAGGTGATTGGGGAGTCTATTTTAGAATTGGAGAAGCATTTACACGTTGA
- the glpK gene encoding glycerol kinase GlpK yields the protein MKEEKYILSIDQGTTSSRAVLFDKEQNIVCIEQKEIKQYYPFKGWVEQSPEEIWQTSYESALKILEKRKLTSNEIAAIGITNQRETTIVWDKKTGKPLHRAIVWQDTRTAKYCEDIKHSSYFNIIKRKTGLLVDSYFSATKIKWILDKYDKDRERSKKGELLFGTIDTWLLWKLTNGELHYTDYSNASRTMLFDINKKDWSNELLDFFNIPKEILPKIKDTSEVYGYTGKNTFEHRIPVSSLVGDQQAALFGHQCVNEGMVKNTYGTGCFMLMNTGRKVVKSNHGLLSTIAWHFNGQTTYALEGSVFVAGAVIQWLRDQMGLINHSSESEILATKVDDNNGVYFVPAFTGLGAPHWDGSTQGAIIGLTRDSNKYHIVRAALESMAYQTKDVLYSMVTDSNIDLNKIYVDGGAVDNNFLMQFQSDILNADIIRTEKKESTALGSALLAGLAVGYYSKHDISDNKSINKIFKPEIDNKLRTKFYTGWLQAVDRVKNI from the coding sequence ATGAAAGAAGAAAAGTATATACTATCCATAGATCAGGGTACAACAAGTTCAAGAGCTGTTTTGTTTGATAAAGAACAGAATATAGTTTGTATCGAACAGAAAGAAATAAAACAATACTACCCTTTCAAAGGTTGGGTAGAGCAAAGTCCTGAAGAAATTTGGCAAACTTCTTACGAGTCGGCACTAAAGATTTTGGAAAAAAGAAAACTGACATCAAATGAAATTGCTGCAATAGGTATTACCAATCAACGGGAAACAACAATTGTTTGGGATAAAAAAACAGGAAAACCATTACATAGAGCTATTGTTTGGCAAGATACCAGAACAGCTAAATATTGTGAAGATATAAAACATAGCAGTTATTTTAATATTATTAAAAGAAAAACCGGATTGCTTGTAGATTCTTATTTCTCGGCAACTAAAATAAAATGGATACTCGATAAATACGACAAGGACAGAGAACGTTCGAAAAAAGGAGAGCTCCTATTCGGGACTATTGACACCTGGCTCTTGTGGAAATTAACTAATGGAGAGTTGCATTATACAGATTACAGTAATGCCTCGCGAACAATGTTATTCGATATCAACAAAAAAGATTGGAGTAATGAACTCCTGGATTTTTTCAATATTCCCAAAGAGATCCTCCCGAAAATAAAGGATACAAGCGAAGTTTACGGATATACCGGCAAAAATACTTTTGAGCACAGGATCCCTGTTTCTTCATTAGTAGGAGACCAACAGGCTGCTTTATTTGGTCATCAATGCGTAAATGAAGGAATGGTTAAGAATACTTATGGCACCGGATGTTTTATGTTGATGAATACCGGCAGAAAGGTTGTAAAATCAAATCACGGACTACTTTCAACTATCGCCTGGCATTTTAATGGTCAAACTACATATGCACTGGAAGGAAGTGTTTTCGTTGCAGGAGCTGTTATTCAGTGGCTGAGAGACCAAATGGGGTTAATAAATCACTCATCAGAAAGCGAAATTTTAGCCACAAAGGTTGATGATAACAATGGAGTGTATTTTGTACCTGCTTTCACAGGTTTAGGTGCTCCGCACTGGGACGGTTCAACACAAGGTGCAATTATCGGATTAACAAGAGATTCAAATAAATATCATATTGTAAGAGCTGCACTGGAATCTATGGCTTATCAAACTAAAGACGTACTTTACTCAATGGTCACTGACAGTAATATTGACCTTAATAAAATATATGTTGATGGTGGTGCTGTGGATAATAATTTTCTTATGCAGTTTCAATCAGATATATTAAATGCTGATATTATTCGCACCGAAAAAAAGGAGTCTACGGCTCTTGGATCTGCATTATTAGCAGGTTTAGCAGTGGGGTACTATAGTAAACATGATATTTCGGACAATAAAAGCATAAATAAAATCTTCAAACCTGAAATCGACAATAAACTAAGAACCAAATTTTATACCGGTTGGTTACAGGCTGTAGACCGTGTTAAGAATATATAA
- a CDS encoding ABC transporter ATP-binding protein, with amino-acid sequence MSIIKISNLTKTYHDTEVPVHAVNGINLEFKEGEFTAIVGPSGSGKTTLLNMVGGLEHPTSGIVEIRGTDMSTLSSSKLIDFRLRNIGFVFQSYNLIPVLTAKENVEFIMQLQNWDKNKMDNRTISLLESVGLGDRLNSRPNQLSGGQQQRVAVARALASKPTFILADEPTANLDSKSTTQLLEIMERLNEEEHITFIFSTHDQRVVDKAHRVITIDDGKVVSDEVRKKIIVDKS; translated from the coding sequence ATGAGTATTATAAAAATAAGTAATCTTACAAAAACTTATCATGATACGGAGGTGCCGGTACATGCGGTAAACGGAATTAATCTGGAATTTAAAGAGGGTGAATTTACTGCTATAGTTGGCCCTTCAGGATCAGGGAAGACAACTTTATTGAATATGGTGGGAGGGTTAGAACACCCAACATCAGGAATAGTTGAAATTAGGGGAACTGATATGTCAACTTTATCTTCCAGTAAGTTGATAGATTTTAGATTGAGAAATATTGGATTTGTTTTTCAGTCCTATAATTTAATTCCAGTACTTACAGCAAAAGAAAACGTAGAGTTTATAATGCAGTTACAAAATTGGGATAAAAATAAGATGGATAACAGGACAATTTCTCTACTAGAATCAGTTGGACTGGGCGATAGGTTGAATAGTCGTCCAAATCAGCTATCGGGAGGACAACAACAACGGGTAGCTGTAGCAAGAGCACTGGCTTCTAAACCAACATTTATTCTTGCTGATGAGCCAACAGCAAACCTTGACTCTAAATCTACTACACAGTTATTAGAAATAATGGAACGTCTTAATGAGGAAGAACATATAACTTTTATTTTCTCCACTCACGATCAAAGGGTTGTAGATAAAGCTCACAGAGTGATTACTATTGATGATGGTAAGGTTGTTTCGGACGAGGTTAGGAAAAAGATTATAGTTGATAAATCATAG